Part of the Synechococcus sp. MU1617 genome, TGGTTGAACCAGTCGCGTCCCAGAAACACCTCCGTACCGGGGCCTTCAAGGGCCATGGGCCCGAGGCTGGAAAAGCCGAAGCGCGTCACCATCTCCCGTGCGAGTTGAGCCACCATCTGGAGATCACCACTAGCCCCTTGGGTGATCTCGAGCGATCCGAAAACCACCTGCTCTGCTGCCCGCCCACCGAGGGCGACCACAAGATCAGCCAGGCAAGACGAGCGGGTGATCAAACCGGAATCCAGCACTTCCTCATCGGGCATGAAGCGGGTGTAACCACCGGCTCCGCCACGGGGAAGAATCGTGACCTTGTCCACCGCGTTAGCCGCCGGCAGAAGACTGGCCACCAGGGCATGGCCCACTTCGTGGTAAGCGATGAGCCTTTTTTTGGCGCTGTCCTGCAAGGGGCGATTGCTGAGCCCCATGGTGATCCGCTCCAAGGCCCCTTCAAGCTGGAATTGACCGATCCGGAGCATGTTCTGGCGGGCCGTGAGGATCGCTGCTTCGTTCAGCAGATTGGCCAGATCAGCACCGGAAAAACCAGGGGTGCGGCTCGCCCAATCCGATAGCGAAACCGAGTCATCGAGGGGTCGTGTTCGCGCATGTACGGCGAGAATGGCCTCGCGACCTTGGCGATCAGGAAGACCAACATCAATTCGCCGGTCGAAGCGACCCGGACGCAACAGTGCGGCGTCCAGCACGTCGGCACGGTTTGTGGCCGCCAGCAGGATGACGCCCGAGTTCTCCTCAAAACCATCCATCTCCGTCAGGAGTTGGTTGAGGGTCTGTTCGCGTTCATCGTTGCCGCCGCCGATGCCAGCACCCCGCTGGCGACCAACTGCATCAATCTCATCGATGAAAACGATGCAGGGGGACTTTTCTTTGGCTTGGCGGAATAGATCGCGAACCCTGCTGGCGCCAACACCCACGAAAAGCTCAACAAACTCTGAGGCCGCGATTGAGAAGAACGGCACGCCCGCCTCCCCTGCAATCGCCTTGGCAAGAAGTGTTTTCCCAGTTCCAGGGGGGCCCACCAAGAGCACGCCCCGCGGGATCTTGGCGCCAAGACGAATAAAAGCCTCAGGCTGCTTAAGGAAGGTGACCACCTCCTCCAGTTCAAGCCGCGCATCGTTAATGCCGGCCACGTCTTCAAACCGAATCTGCAGGTCTTCCTGTGGCTTCAAGCGAGGTTGACTTCGCCCAAAACCCAGAGCCCGATTCGCCATCTGAGCTGACCGCTTCAGCAGGAGCGATAGGCCGACCAGCACCAGCAGAACCACCACCAGGGTCCCGGCCAGTTCGCGCCCTGCTTGTTCACGGCGGATATCAACAACTGTCAGAGGCGTGCCAGAGCTCTCTGCCGCCCGAAGGATTTGGTTGTCGTTGGCGAAAACGGGAACGGTGACCCGTCGCCCATCGTTGTATTGGACCCTGACTTCCCTGCTGCCCGGTACGAGATCCAACTGCTTGATCTCTTTTGCATCAATATCTTTGAGCAGGGTGGAGTAACTCACCGTGTCCTTCTTCGTCCAAAAACCCTGAATCGAAGAAGGTTGAACCTTCTGAGGGGCCGCGGAACCACTGGAGCCGTCCGAACCTGGTGCCACGTCATCGCTGCGCTTCACGGAGCCTAGCGATTTGACGCAAGGGGGTTCCAAACGAGACAATCTCGGTTTGGAAATACATCAGGCGCAATGGCCGTCCCGAAGAAGAAAACATCCAAGGCCAAGCGCAACCAGCGCAGCGCCACCTGGAAGGGCAAGGCAGCCGTTGCCGCCCAGCGCGCCATGTCCATCGGCAAGTCTGTGCTGAGTGGCCGCGCCCAGGGTTTTGTCTACCCGGTGAGTGAGTCCGAAGACGGCGAATCCTGAATCGCACCCTGGAGGTGGATTCGTTTCAGGTTTCGATCTGGATCCACCTCCACAACAACATCCGCTCGCATTGTTTGAAAACTGCTCGATGGCAGCGAGCAGAGAATCATGCGGATGAATCGATCGAGTTCGGAACTGGAAAGCGATGCTCCCCGTTCCGCTTGAAGGGTGGCTTCCTGTTGCCGTTTCCAACGCCATTGAGCGTTGAAGTCTGTCGCCCGCAGTTGCCAGAGTTGATCGAAACAACTCCAGGTGGCTTCGTAGAGGGCGAGAACTGGTTGCAGCTTCTGGCGCCATTCCAACTCCTGCGGCGTTAGAGGAAACTCGAGATGGGGCTCATCTGCCGTTGGGTCGGCGTTTGATCTGCATCCCACAAACCAACCCTCAAAAATCAGCAGGTCGGCATCGCAACGGCGCCAACCGCTGCGGTCTCCACGTCCTTGTCGTTTGGCTTTGTCGAAGCAGGGCATCAAGACGTGGTCACCCTGGCGCCATACCTGAAGACACTCCTGCAGGAGCTCCAGGTCATGGCTGCCAGGAAGTGCGCGGGGCACACCCCAGGGGTTGCCGCTTATGGCCGCATCAAGCCGTTCGGCCTCGAAATAAAAATCATCCAGCGACACCACCTGGATGGAGAGGCCAAGTTCCTTTGCCGCTGCTTCAATCCATTGCCCCAGAGTGGTCTTCCCGCATCCCGGCAAAGCACTGAGTCCGAGCAGACGGCGTTCTCCCAGCCATTGATCTCCCAGGCTCAGAAGAGGCAGGCCAACTGACCACAGCCAATCCGGTGCAGCTCTGGGATGCCAGTGATCGAGGGCGACCCGGTGACGCCCGGAGTTGCGCTGCTGTGCAGACCAACTTGCGACGTCGCCCAAATCAAGATGCTGAAGCAACCGTTGCTGATCGCTGCTGGGAATGATGCGTTGGCCTTCAGGATCCAACTTTGAACGCCTCCAGAACAACCGCGTAAACAAATCCAAGCCGCAGGTTGTCGAGCCAGGGAAGACGACGGCGCCCAAGAACCATCAATTCACAGGCGATAAGGGCATAAAACGCCGTATAGGTCCTCAGCTGAACAGCATCCAGGATGTAAACGGGGAGGTTGCTGCCAATGAAAAATCCAAGCAGGAGCAGCAGCAACGTGGCGCTACGGCGCCACCAGGGTCCAGACCAAGACTGACGAATCCCTGCACCCCAATTGTTCTGAAGCCCCGCCAGACGTGTGCGCTGGATTGAGCTCATCGATCCGGCACCGACAGCATGGTCTCCAGATACTTCAGCGTCACTGCCCCCTCCTGGCAAGAGGCACCGGAAAGGACGGTTGCTGGTTGTCCAGGGTCTCCCAGGTGATCCAACACGGCTGTTGCCTCGTCAGCGGAATCACGCAAGGCTTCGGCATCCCAGGGGGAAGGGGTCAGCAGACAACGCAGACCTGCGGCTCTTGCTGCCGAGAGACCAGCGGCAGAATCTTCGACAGCAAGGCTGGCAGCACTGTTGGCCCCACTGCGTTTGAGAGCGAGAAGGTAGCCGTCCGGTGCTGGCTTGCCCGTAGCAACGTCATCCGATGTCACCACGCCATCGAAGCTGGGGATCTGTTTCTGGATTTGTTCCAGCAGTGCCATCACCGACGCCAATCCGCTGGAGGTGACGATCCACTGCTGCACGCCGGCGCGGCTCAGCTCATGCAAAAGCCTCTTCACACCGGGGCGGAGATGCACGTGTCCTTCGCGGACCCGTTCCAGGTAATGCAAGCGTTTGCGATCACGCACCTGGTCCAGTTGGTCCTGGGTGAGGGTCACCCCACAGGCTTCAGCGTGAAGCTTCACCCTGCGGAGTCCGCCTGGAATCGCCAGCAATCTGTTGTAGAGCGCTTCATCCCAAACGAAGGGGAGATCCAGCTCCTTGAAGGTCATGTTGAAAGCCGGTCGATGACCGCCCATTTCCGTGTCGGCCAAGGTGCCGTCCACATCCCAAAAGACCGCTGAAAGTCTGTTCACCTTGAGCAGCAGCAACGGCACAATGCTGGGACATCACCCCCTGTTGCGTTCCCTTGCCGGCTGTTCCGCTCCATTGGTCCTGGTCCCTTCCAGCCGTGGTGGAACCATCCCCATTGCGAGGGCTTGATTTGCCTCTGGCGCTGCGCTGTGTGCTGCGGCGCAGGGGATTCAGCTCCACATCCGAGGCCGAGAAATTTCTCTCCCCTGGTGATCTGCCACCCACCCACGATCATTTCCCCGATCTCGAGCAGGCCTGTGCCCGTCTGGTGGCGGCCTGCCGATCCCGTGAGCGTGTCGCCATCTGTGGTGATTACGACGCCGATGGCATGACCAGCACAGCTCTGCTGTTGCGGGCGTTGGCCCCGCTGGGCGCTGAGCCGGAGCCAGCGATTCCGTCGCGGATGGAGGAGGGATATGGTCTCAATCCCGCCATGGTGCAGCGGCTCTACGACGATGGAGTGAGGCTTCTGGTCACCGTTGATAACGGAGTTGCCGCGAGGGAAGCCCTTGAACTGGCAGCGAGTTTGACCATGCAGGTGATCGTGACCGATCACCACACCATCCCGGCGGAGCGGCCGCCCATGACCGCACTCATTCACCCGGCCACCACGCCAGAGGACTCGCCCTACCGCGGACTGGCCGGCGTGGGCCTGGCCTATGTGCTGGCCCATGCCGTTGCCGAAGTGCTGAACAAACCAGAAGCGATCCGCGTTGCCCGTGATCTGTTTTGCATCGGCACGGTGGCCGATATGGCTCCTCTGGTGGGGGCAAACCGCAGTTGGTTGCTTGAGGGGCTGAACCACCTGCACCGCTCCGAGTGCAAAGGCTTGCAAGCACTTCAGCGTCTGGCCGGTCTTGGAGAACGCCCGCTGACGGCCGAGGACATCGGGTTTCAGCTTG contains:
- a CDS encoding DUF565 domain-containing protein, with amino-acid sequence MSSIQRTRLAGLQNNWGAGIRQSWSGPWWRRSATLLLLLLGFFIGSNLPVYILDAVQLRTYTAFYALIACELMVLGRRRLPWLDNLRLGFVYAVVLEAFKVGS
- the ftsH gene encoding ATP-dependent zinc metalloprotease FtsH, producing the protein MAPGSDGSSGSAAPQKVQPSSIQGFWTKKDTVSYSTLLKDIDAKEIKQLDLVPGSREVRVQYNDGRRVTVPVFANDNQILRAAESSGTPLTVVDIRREQAGRELAGTLVVVLLVLVGLSLLLKRSAQMANRALGFGRSQPRLKPQEDLQIRFEDVAGINDARLELEEVVTFLKQPEAFIRLGAKIPRGVLLVGPPGTGKTLLAKAIAGEAGVPFFSIAASEFVELFVGVGASRVRDLFRQAKEKSPCIVFIDEIDAVGRQRGAGIGGGNDEREQTLNQLLTEMDGFEENSGVILLAATNRADVLDAALLRPGRFDRRIDVGLPDRQGREAILAVHARTRPLDDSVSLSDWASRTPGFSGADLANLLNEAAILTARQNMLRIGQFQLEGALERITMGLSNRPLQDSAKKRLIAYHEVGHALVASLLPAANAVDKVTILPRGGAGGYTRFMPDEEVLDSGLITRSSCLADLVVALGGRAAEQVVFGSLEITQGASGDLQMVAQLAREMVTRFGFSSLGPMALEGPGTEVFLGRDWFNQRPSYAESTGQAIDTQIRQLAKSALAQAIALLEPRRELMDQLVDVLIAEETINGDRFRDIAGLP
- a CDS encoding HAD-IA family hydrolase, producing MPLLLLKVNRLSAVFWDVDGTLADTEMGGHRPAFNMTFKELDLPFVWDEALYNRLLAIPGGLRRVKLHAEACGVTLTQDQLDQVRDRKRLHYLERVREGHVHLRPGVKRLLHELSRAGVQQWIVTSSGLASVMALLEQIQKQIPSFDGVVTSDDVATGKPAPDGYLLALKRSGANSAASLAVEDSAAGLSAARAAGLRCLLTPSPWDAEALRDSADEATAVLDHLGDPGQPATVLSGASCQEGAVTLKYLETMLSVPDR
- the rpmF gene encoding 50S ribosomal protein L32 → MAVPKKKTSKAKRNQRSATWKGKAAVAAQRAMSIGKSVLSGRAQGFVYPVSESEDGES
- a CDS encoding phosphoribulokinase, which encodes MDPEGQRIIPSSDQQRLLQHLDLGDVASWSAQQRNSGRHRVALDHWHPRAAPDWLWSVGLPLLSLGDQWLGERRLLGLSALPGCGKTTLGQWIEAAAKELGLSIQVVSLDDFYFEAERLDAAISGNPWGVPRALPGSHDLELLQECLQVWRQGDHVLMPCFDKAKRQGRGDRSGWRRCDADLLIFEGWFVGCRSNADPTADEPHLEFPLTPQELEWRQKLQPVLALYEATWSCFDQLWQLRATDFNAQWRWKRQQEATLQAERGASLSSSELDRFIRMILCSLPSSSFQTMRADVVVEVDPDRNLKRIHLQGAIQDSPSSDSLTG